attgaaattgatGAAAAAAATTGAATTTGATGAACATCTTTAAATTCAGTGAAATTTTTTTGGATTTGATgaataaaaatgttcacaattggaaaaaaatcatgacaatGAAAAACCGAAAAAGTAAAATAGATGAGGTAAAGCTTATGTCTCCATTTTGGAAAAAAGAAGAAGATATCTCTCCCACCTAATGAATTTGCACTAGGCATACGTAACCATCATAGCTCGTCAGTGTCGAGGACTTCTCGGTGCAGCTGacaggactaactaaacattctttatcactccctccgtttcaaaataagtttgatcaagtttatattAAAATATATTAACATGTaggagtacaacataaaaaaaaactTGACATTGTACATCTTAGCGGATATTTTAGGCTTGGTTAAACTTTAAAGGTTTGAATTAAGACAATTCTGGAATTTCAATTATTTTAgagcggagggagtagcacagttgtACTGCACATACATACATGCCTTTTCTTTTCCCTCAGATTATACAAACTGATTTTCTCCCCATCTTATAACCCAAACAAAACAGCACGCGTCACCCACGCTTTTGATAGATACAAGCCGACATTGACAATTTTTATATCGAGCAGTTCAACTCATGGTGGTTGTAAACATCTTGGGTAGGGAGGCCAAGCCTAGTGTAACAAGCAATTATTTCTTTTCATTTCTTTTTGTTTAACAATGGTATATGtaattctttctctcttttttccccttttttttgttTGACAGTGGTTCTAGCAATTCTTGCCCTCGTGGTTGATGTCTTAACACATTACTTCCTCCTTTCCAAAATATTTGAAGTCCTGGGTTTGTCGTAAGTTAAACTTTCCTAAGtttaaccaagtttatagaaaaaattacTACTAATATCCACAACATCAAATACtctctccatccggaaatacttgtcggagaaatgaattacaagtattttcggacggtagGAACCTAGTAGAACTTGAAATATTTGAAACGGATGGAGTGCTACTTATATGGCCTGTATTCCATAGTGAAAAGAGGGAATGCATAGACGTGAGGATGTGGTTAAATTTCGTGTTTTGGcccttttctgaaacctattcgagatttgaccctactttgaaaaaaaatcaagaTCTGACtcttttgctaccgccagggaccatggcggtagggtataacagcctaccgtcaagatccctggcggtagggttgcatgcTCTACCGCCAAAAACCTCTTAAGTATTGAACACAGTGCGTGCTCGTGCCTACCGCCAAGCACCTTGACGGTAAGGTTGTGCAGGCTACCGCCAGCCCGGTTGGCGTTAGCGATGTTTCCTACCGGCAAAGtccttggcggtaggctgttagaccctaccgccatggactctgccggtagcaaaagggtcagatctcaaaaaaaaaaattaaACTAGAGGCAAATCTTgaataggtttcagaaaagggtcaaaacacgaaaatttGCGTGAGGATGCTGCCGCATGCAAGTCAACTCTCGCCTTGTCCCGTGTGTTGTCACCTGTCAGCACTGCAATATTCTGTGCCGCACTTGTGACGTAGTAGGTCCCTGTTGGCTGTTGCTGTGCACGCGCATAAATATATGGTGTTCTTCTTCTAGCTCCTCCTTCCCCGTCGCATCAGCCATAAGCTTGGAGCCGTCCATCTTTCTCCCGAGCCACCTGCAGATCTTTACCAGTGTGGATCCAACAAAGCATAAGCATCCTTTGTTTGTTGGTTCCCAGGTGAGCTTTGTGTCTTGGTGTTTCCCTGTTGTTTCTTGGCTGTTTCGCTCTCGCCGGATTTCCCTTTTTCCAGGTAAAATTTTATAATAGATTGGCTTTGTGTTGGTGCCAATGTCTTTGCCCTTTTGTCTTAGGTGTGTTTTCTTCATCCCCTTTCTGCGGAAAGACGGTTGGTAATTGTAAGAAAAAGGCTTGGTTTGTGAGCTGGTCTGTATGGGTTGTGTATCATCGAAGCAGTTCAGACGAGCTCCACCGCATGAGGATGCGGCTCTCCTGGCCAAAGAGACCACATGTGAGAACTCCTAGCTTCTGTTTTTCTTCCTGGTGATCTATTCAGTACAAAAATGAGTCCATAAGCTTTTTTGCCATCGTTTAATGTCTAATTTGTTCCCCAAATGCACGCAGTTTCCTTGAATGAAGTGGAGGCCCTCTACGAGCTGTTCAAAAAGATTAGCTATTCTATATTCAAGGATGGCCTTATTCACAAGGTATCTATCTTGTCTTGCTCATCATCTTCTTTTAGTCACACAGCAAATTCACCATGTGGTTTCCTTCTGCAAACTCTAATCAGCGCCAATTTGCAAACTGCCATTTTCTTCAACAGGAGGAGTTCCAACTTGCTCTCTTCAGGAACAGCAACCGGAAGAACCTTTTCGCCGATCGGGTCAGTCTATTTATCTGTGGGACTGTAAAATTGTCCCAAACTTATGCACAAATATCTCGGATCAGATCAACTTGTTTACATGTGTGTTCGACTGGTGCAGATATTTGATCTGTTTGATCTGAAGCGAAACGGCGTGATTGAATTCGAGGAGTTTGTTCGGTCCCTCCACATTTTTCACCCGGATACACCCATGGCAGACAAGATTGCATGTATGAAGCCTGCCTTTTTCTCCCAatctttttgcgtgtgtaaatGTTTTAAGAAATGACTGGTATTTCATAAATTCTGGGTGCAATTCAAGTAGCAGTAGCCTGGTATATATATTTGGGAGGACTTCTGTCCATATATGCTTCTCCTATCTGACATCTGAAGGATTCCTTCTCGCAGTTGCATTCAGACTATATGACCTGCGAGGCACCGGCAGCATTGAACGTGAAGAGGTCTGTATCTTTTTGTACTGAAATGAATTATTCTGCACATAATCTTGTCAACTGAATATACTACTACAAGATGTTTTTAACATACTACCACACACTAGATTTGCCGATTTAAATGCTTATCCTTGAGCTCTGTCAGTACATTTTGTTTCACTGGAAAAATAACACAAAACCCATTATATGCACCAACTATAGCACACATACTACCTTTACAATTTGACAGTTCGAGCACTTACTGAAACTGGCCGTTCATGCAGTTGAAGGAAATGGTGCTTGCAATCCTGAACGAATCGGACCTACTTCTTTCTGATGATGCCGTCGAACAGATTGTA
The sequence above is a segment of the Triticum dicoccoides isolate Atlit2015 ecotype Zavitan chromosome 1A, WEW_v2.0, whole genome shotgun sequence genome. Coding sequences within it:
- the LOC119279828 gene encoding calcineurin B-like protein 7 — protein: MGCVSSKQFRRAPPHEDAALLAKETTFSLNEVEALYELFKKISYSIFKDGLIHKEEFQLALFRNSNRKNLFADRIFDLFDLKRNGVIEFEEFVRSLHIFHPDTPMADKIAFAFRLYDLRGTGSIEREELKEMVLAILNESDLLLSDDAVEQIVDQTFKQADLNSDGRIDPDEWKEFASKNPALLKNMTLPYLKDITMSFPSFVVYSGAGDGEL